One Archangium violaceum genomic window, GAGCTCGAGTCCCTGCGTGTACGCCCTGGCCACGTTCTCGTAGTTGTAGGTCACCGGATCATCCGGGTTGGGCACCCCGCTGGCCGTGACGTTGATGAGGTTGTTGAGCCGGGTGTGGAAGCCGCTCACGGAGAAGATCCACCCGTCGATGGGCGGGCGCCAGTCCAGGCCCACGTTCACCGCCGCAGAGCGCTCGGCCGTGAGGTTGCGGTTTCCCGCGACGACGTAGCCGATGCCCTGGTTGGAGAAGCGCAGGTACAGCTCCTGGAACGACGGCGGGCGGAACCCGAGTCCCACCGAGGCTCGTGCCGTCAGGGCCGGGATGGGATCCAGCTTGAGGGCGAGCCGTGGCGAGGGCGCTCCGCCGAACTGCGAGTCCAGGTCGAAGCGGAAGCCCGGTGCCACCTTCAGCTTCGGCCCCGAGCCGTCCGATGACAACGCCACATCCCACTCGTCCTGGAGGAACGCTCCGCCCCGGATGCGGCCCACCGGGCTCTCCTCGAGCCGTGCCGAGGAGAGCCGCTCGCCGAGCACCTCGATGCCTCCGGTGATCGCGTGATGGCCCATGCGGTGGTCCGCCTGGATGACGCCTTCGTAGAGGCGATTGAAGTTCTGCGAGTAGTCGTCGAGCGCCCGCGAGCCGCGCTGGTCTTGCAGGAGTTGATCCCGGAACAGGCCGAAGTGTCCCCGGACGAGCAGGGAGGTGTCATCGGCGAGCTGCTTCCTGCCGCCGAGCGAGAGGTCGAACTGCTCCTGCCGCTGTCTCCGGTCGAGCACCGCGCCCGAGGGGTTGAGGTCGACGGCGTTCTCGTCACGCTGGTTGTACTGGCTGCGCAGCCACAGCCGCGAGCGCTCATCCGGGGCATAGGCGAGCGCCACGTCACCGTCGAACCGGCGGATGCCCGCGCCGCTCGTCGCCGCGTCCGCGGGCGCCCAGTCGTAGGGACTGCGGGTGCGGTAGCTGCCGCCCACGCGAACCTCGAAGGGGCCCTGCTTCGTGCCCGCGTTCGCGCGGAAATCGCCCTCGAGCAGCGCTCCGAACGAGCCCCGGGCGCTCAGCTCCAGCGGGCGCTGCACGCGCCGGGAGATGAGGTTCACCACGCCGCCGATGGCATCCGCGCCATAGAGCGCAGCGGCCGGTCCCTTGACGATCTCCACGCGCTCCACGTCGCGCAGGCTGAAGCGCCCCAGGTCGAGCGTGGTGCCCACCCGGCCGCTCACGCGCTCGCCGTCGACGAGCACGAGCACGTATTCGGGATCCAGGCCCTGCAGGCGCAGTCCCGTGCCTCGGAAGGTTTGAACCAGTTCCACTCCCGGGTGTTGCTGGAGGAGCTGGCCCAGGTCCCGGGCGCCGACTGCTTCGATCTGCTTCCGGGTGATGACCTCGGTGGCCACCACCACGTCCTCGAGCTTGCGCTCGGCGCGCGAGGCGGTGACGACCGTCTGCTTGCTTCGGTCGATCTCCTCGGGCTCGGGGGGGGCCGGGGAAGGGGAGGGCTCGGAGATGGCGGGACCGGCGGCGTCCGGTCTGGAGGCGCCCTCGCCGGGCTGCTGCTGGGGGTCGATCAGCTGGCCCACCACGAGGGCGGCCACCAGGGGGAGGATCACGGAGTGACTCTCGGCCGGATGACCTTCGCCGTCAATGGGGTGGGGCCGTGGGTTTCTCTCGAACGAAAAAGGCCCCAGGTTCGGAAACCCGGGGCCCTCGATACCCTCACCCCGTCCCTCTCCCAGCGGGAGAGGGTGAGGTGCTACGCGGCCTTCGCCTGGCCCTTGCCGAAGGTCAGCCCGTCCTTGTCCGCGTCCACCACGATGTGGTCCCCGGGCAGGTACTCGCCTCCCAGCACCTTCAGCGCCAGCGGATCCATCAGGTACTTCTGGATGGCCCGCTTCAGCGGCCGGGCCCCGTATGTCGGATCGTACCCGCGCTCGGCCAACAGCGCCTCCGCCTTCTCCGTCAGCTCCAGCGTCAGCCGCTTGTCCGCCAGCAGCTTCTGCATCCTCGCCACCTGGAGGTCCACGATGCGCTGGATGTCCTTCTTCCGCAGCGGCTCGAAGATGATGATCTCGTCCACCCGGTTGAGGAACTCCGGCCGGAAGTTCTGGCGCAGAATCCCCAGCACGTCGTTGCGCGTCGCCTCGTCCAGCTCCTCCTTGCCCGCCATCCCCTCCTGCAGGGCCTGCGAGCCGACGTTGCTCGTCATGATGAGCACCGTGTTCTTGAAGTCCACGGTCCTCCCCTGGCTGTCCGTCAGCCGGCCCTCGTCGAGGATCTGCAGCAGCATGTTGAAGACGTCCGGGTGGGCCTTCTCGATCTCATCGAACAGGACCACCGTGTACGGCCGGCGCCGCACCGCCTCGGTGAGTTGGCCTCCCTCCTCGTAGCCGACGTACCCCGGAGGCGCGCCCACCAGCCGGGCCACGGAGTGCTTCTCCATGTACTCGGACATGTCGATGCGCACCATCGCGCTGTCGTCGTCGAAGAGGAACTCCGCCAACGCCTTGGCCGTCTCCGTCTTGCCCACGCCCGTGGGGCCCAGGAAGATGAACGAGCCGATGGGCCGGTTCGGGTCCTGCAACCCGGAGCGCGCACGGCGCACCGCGTTGCTCACCGCCTCGATGGCGCTGCGCTGGCCGATGACCCGCTTCGTCAGCCGGTCCTCCATGTTCACCAGCTTCTGGACCTCGCCCTCCAGCAGCTTGGAGACGGGGATCCCCGTCCACTTGCCCACCACCGCCGCGATGTCCTCCGCGTCCACCTCCTCCTTGAGGAACTTGTGGGTCTTCTGTAGCTCGGCCAGCTTCGCGTTCTGCTGGACGATCTCCTTCTCCAGGCCGGGGATGACGCCGTACTTGATCTCCGCCGCCTTGTTGAAGTCACCCTGCCGCTCGGCCGCCGCCTGGTCGTTCTTCGCCTTCTCGAGCTTCTCCTTGAGCGCGCCAATCCCGCCGATGGCCTTCTTCTCCGAGTCCCAGTGGGCCTTCAGCGTGTTGAAGCGCTCGTTGAGGTTCGCCAGTTCCTTCTCGATCGTGGACAGCCGCTCCTTCGAGTGCGGATCCGTCTCCTTGCGCAGACCCTCGCGCTCGATCTCCAGCTGGGTGATCTTCCGCCGCACGTCGTCGATCTCCGTGGGCATCGAGTCGATCTCGATGCGCAGGCGGCTGCATGCCTCGTCCACCAGGTCGATGGCCTTGTCCGGCAGGAAGCGGTCGGAGATGTAGCGGTTGGACAGGTTGGCCGCCGCCACCAGCGCGGAGTCCTGGATGCGCACGTGGTGGTGCACCTCGTAGCGCTCCTTGAGGCCGCGCAGGATGCTGATGGTGTCGTGCACGCTCGGCTCGCCCACCATCACCGGCTGGAAGCGCCGCTCCAGGGCCGCGTCCTTCTCGATGTGCTTGCGGTACTCGTCCAGCGTGGTCGCGCCGATGCAGTGCAGCTCACCGCGCGCCAGGGCCGGCTTGAGCATGTTGCCCGCGTCCATCGCGCCCTCGGCCTTGCCCGCGCCCACCAGGGTGTGCAGCTCGTCGATGAAGAGGATGATCTCCCCCGCCGCGTCCGCCACCTCCTTGAGGACCGCCTTGAGGCGCTCCTCGAACTCGCCGCGGTACTTGGCTCCGGCCACCATCGCGCCCAGGTCCAGTGTCACGAGGCGCTTGTTCTTCAGCCCCTCGGGCACGTCCCCGTCGATGATCCGCCGCGCCAGGCCCTCGACGATGGCCGTCTTGCCCACGCCCGGCTCACCGATGAGCACCGGGTTGTTCTTCGTGCGCCGGCTGAGCACCTGGATGCAGCGGCGGATCTCCTCGTCACGTCCGATGACGGGATCCAGCTTCCCGGCCCGCGCCGCGTCCGTGAGATCGCGGCCGTACTTCTCCAGCGCCTGGTAGGTGGACTCGGCATCCTGGCTCGTCACGCGGCCGGAACCCCGCACCTCCTTCAGGCTGGACAGCACGCGCTCGCGCGTCACGCCGGAGGACTTCAGCACCTCGCCCACGGCCCCCTTGTCCTGCGTGAGGGCCAGCAGCAGGTGCTCGCTGGAGATGAAGTCGTCCTTGAGGGACTTCGCCTCGTCCTCGGCCTTGTCGAAAGTCTTCAGCAGCCGCTGGCTGAGCATCGCGCCTTCGCCGCCCTGCATCCTCGGCAGCTTCTGGAGCGTCTCCCCCAACCGGCCGGCGAACAGTTTGACATCCACGCCAATCTTGCGGAGCAGCGGCTCGACGATGCCGTCCTTCTGTCCGAGCAGTGCCGTCGCGAGGTGCTCCGGCTCATAGTTCGGATTGTCGGCCCGCCGGGCCAGGGACTGTCCCTCTTGAATGGCCTCCTGCGCCTTCACTGTGTATTTGTCGAGTCGCATGTCACCAACGTAAGGGTCGGGGACCCCTTGGCAAGCACGCGCGGCCCCCCCTACCTTTCACGTCCCGTGCGGCCCGGATGGTTGGATCCTCCACGTTCTTCCAGGCTCTCCGGGAGTTGCCTTTCCCAGGTCAGCCCGGGTATATGCCCGCCCGCACACCGGGGGGCATCCACTGGAAGCGCATGGCGGTTATCTCATTCGAGTTGAATCCCTGGGCGGCCTGAAGCTGATGGAGCTGGCCCGGCAGGCGCTTGCCGAGGATGGTGCCCCGGCGGACTCCCTGCTGACGGTGTCCGTCTACCGCCGGCGCAAGATCGTCCGGCTGGCCCTGGATGGACCCCACACGGCGGGGCGGAGGGGCTCGCACTGGTATAGCGAGCACCACACCCTGGCCCGATTGCTGTCCAGGGAGGTGGGCGTCACCGTCCACTCCTACGTGTACGACCCCCAGGAGTACGAGGAGGTCAAGGCCTTCGGAGGAGGGCAGCACGTCGGTGGGGAGCGCCTGCTGTACGACGAGGTGGAGCTTCCCGAGTGCCTGGACGGCGAGTTCGACGACGAGGCCTTCGCGCGGATGCAGGCCCAGTGGCCGATGGGCCACCTGGCGTGGGTCTTCGGGGTGGAGCGCGAGCTGCTGCTGCAACTGCACCGCATGCAGGGGACGAGGCTGGTGCTCAACGGCTCGGGGCCGGATTCACCGTCTCCCCTGGATCAGCTGCTGCGAGGCGTCCCGGCCTGAGGCCCTGAGGAGGGCCCGGCGCGAGGAGGTGCTCAGTCCTCTTCTTCGGCGAGATCGCCGTCCAGGAGGCTGACGGCCTGGCGGACGTGTTCGCTGCGGAAGTACTGGCCGAGCAGGGCGAAGGTGCCGGCGACGAGCGCCGTCAGCCCCACCGCGCTGGCGGAGACGAGCCAGGGCATGACCTGGAGGTGATCGGCGGCCGGACCCTGGAACTCGGGGAGGGTCCTCATGGCCTCGACCATGACGGGGCCCATGCGCCGGGCCACCACGGCCCCCTGGGCTCCGTCGATGGTGCGCAGCAGGGCCGCGGTGATGGCGGCTCCCCCGAGCATCCGGCGCATCCGTTCCAGGGGGAGCCCATCGGGGCGGAGCATCCGGCCCGCGGCGACGAAGACGAGGGCACAGGCCACCGAGAGCGCCCCCAGGGTGAGCGCGCGCGACTCGCGCATGGGCTCGAGCGCGGCGAGCTGCGCGTCGGCGATGCGTGCGTCGATGGAGGGATCGCCCACGATGGAGAAGTTCGACGAGCCGCTGGCCTCCCTGAATTCCGAGAGCCGGCTGAGCCCCATGGACTCACTCAGGGCGAAGAAGCCCGTGAAGGCGGAGAGCACGAGGCAGACGAACGCCGCGAAGCGGATGCCTCGCGGCAGGCCCTGGGAGGGGGAGACCGGTCGA contains:
- a CDS encoding TonB-dependent receptor plug domain-containing protein translates to MILPLVAALVVGQLIDPQQQPGEGASRPDAAGPAISEPSPSPAPPEPEEIDRSKQTVVTASRAERKLEDVVVATEVITRKQIEAVGARDLGQLLQQHPGVELVQTFRGTGLRLQGLDPEYVLVLVDGERVSGRVGTTLDLGRFSLRDVERVEIVKGPAAALYGADAIGGVVNLISRRVQRPLELSARGSFGALLEGDFRANAGTKQGPFEVRVGGSYRTRSPYDWAPADAATSGAGIRRFDGDVALAYAPDERSRLWLRSQYNQRDENAVDLNPSGAVLDRRQRQEQFDLSLGGRKQLADDTSLLVRGHFGLFRDQLLQDQRGSRALDDYSQNFNRLYEGVIQADHRMGHHAITGGIEVLGERLSSARLEESPVGRIRGGAFLQDEWDVALSSDGSGPKLKVAPGFRFDLDSQFGGAPSPRLALKLDPIPALTARASVGLGFRPPSFQELYLRFSNQGIGYVVAGNRNLTAERSAAVNVGLDWRPPIDGWIFSVSGFHTRLNNLINVTASGVPNPDDPVTYNYENVARAYTQGLELNGHFRLPVRATYLDLSYTRLDAKDVTRDRPLEGRARHRVNAQLSTRVRPLNLEATVRGSWVGGRPYYLGTDGGMANVIGLGEEEEVWAPSYFDLEAQVTYKLKGGFEVFVNGYNLLNAGDQRFNPRTPRGVLGGVQWEY
- the clpB gene encoding ATP-dependent chaperone ClpB, translated to MRLDKYTVKAQEAIQEGQSLARRADNPNYEPEHLATALLGQKDGIVEPLLRKIGVDVKLFAGRLGETLQKLPRMQGGEGAMLSQRLLKTFDKAEDEAKSLKDDFISSEHLLLALTQDKGAVGEVLKSSGVTRERVLSSLKEVRGSGRVTSQDAESTYQALEKYGRDLTDAARAGKLDPVIGRDEEIRRCIQVLSRRTKNNPVLIGEPGVGKTAIVEGLARRIIDGDVPEGLKNKRLVTLDLGAMVAGAKYRGEFEERLKAVLKEVADAAGEIILFIDELHTLVGAGKAEGAMDAGNMLKPALARGELHCIGATTLDEYRKHIEKDAALERRFQPVMVGEPSVHDTISILRGLKERYEVHHHVRIQDSALVAAANLSNRYISDRFLPDKAIDLVDEACSRLRIEIDSMPTEIDDVRRKITQLEIEREGLRKETDPHSKERLSTIEKELANLNERFNTLKAHWDSEKKAIGGIGALKEKLEKAKNDQAAAERQGDFNKAAEIKYGVIPGLEKEIVQQNAKLAELQKTHKFLKEEVDAEDIAAVVGKWTGIPVSKLLEGEVQKLVNMEDRLTKRVIGQRSAIEAVSNAVRRARSGLQDPNRPIGSFIFLGPTGVGKTETAKALAEFLFDDDSAMVRIDMSEYMEKHSVARLVGAPPGYVGYEEGGQLTEAVRRRPYTVVLFDEIEKAHPDVFNMLLQILDEGRLTDSQGRTVDFKNTVLIMTSNVGSQALQEGMAGKEELDEATRNDVLGILRQNFRPEFLNRVDEIIIFEPLRKKDIQRIVDLQVARMQKLLADKRLTLELTEKAEALLAERGYDPTYGARPLKRAIQKYLMDPLALKVLGGEYLPGDHIVVDADKDGLTFGKGQAKAA